CCACATTGTTGCAAACTCGCACTGCCCCAATAGCCCGCATTTTTTAAGGCCTGCTCGGTAACATATAAGCCCCATTTATTGAGTTCATCGAGTCCCATTAAGTAATCAGCATCAAAACCATGATCCACAAAGGAGGAAACATCAAAGTTAAAGTTACGAATATAACCACCGTACATACAATAAAATTTATCGACGTCACCTTTTTTACCCAAATATTCTAAGGGATCAACGCCCATCTCTTGCTCAGTGATCTTACTGCGTAGATCTTGCTTGTTTAATAACTGCTCCCAAAACGCATCCGGCTGACTGGATCCTGGGAAAAGATTTGCAATACCTACAATGGCTATGTTTTCCATAAATTCTCTCTTTTGTAACAGCAAATAGGCTTGTGTCTCTCACCTGTGTGGTCGACATCGAAGCACATTTTTTTTTATTATTTATTATTTAACATTTATTATTTAACATTTATTATTTAACATTTACTATTTAATTAATGACCCACTAAAAAAGCGATCAATGTTCAGGGTGACACCAAAACTTAATAATTTTGCCACCGCGCGCAGCAAAGTCAGATGCTGATCGGTGCCTTTTACGTTTACTGGCACACTGATATGTGCACTTTGTGTTTGCTCTTTTAATATTTTATCGGTCCAACCTGACAGCGAACGGCCCGCCCCCATCTCAATATAAACATTGACGTCTTTTTTCGCTAACGTATTAATTAATCGAGGAAAATCCACTGGCGAGCATAAACCCTTAGCGATGCTAATGGAAATTGCTTTTTGGTGCTGAGGGATAGGTAAATAACACGAACTAGATAACATCTTCGTGCTAATGCGCGCATTCACGGGCATCGAATATAACGCCAGCATCTCATCATATTGTAAAGTTGCCGGTGCGCAGTGAATTGCGTTTGTCATATTAAGCGCTATCGCGCGCACCCCTAAGCGTTTGCATAGCGCCAAACAATGCTCAGGAAAACCGGCTATCAACAGGCTCGAAGGCGTATTAATAATGGTAATATAGACGCGATCAGAGGCGTTAATGGCTGCGCTTACTTGTGCATGGTTACCTTTAATGGCATACGTTTCCCAAATTGGCGCCGCCTTTTCATCAATACTATCACTGAGTTTCCAGAGCTTACGTACGCTACGTAATTCATTAGATAATTGATGATTAAAGGTGTCTGAATGCGCTAAACGTGCACTCATATCGCCAGGGCGTTGCCAGCAACCAAGGGCTGCAAACATACTCACCTCACCCATACTGTAACCACAAGCATGGGTCGCTTTTACCTGTAAAACTTGCTCAAAAATAGCGGTCAAAACGCACGCATAGCCCACACCTGCTTCGGCAATGTTTGCCAATTCATTGCGTAAATCTAAATCTAATTTATTTAGCTCTGCAACGCTAAGCGCGCAGATACTGCGTGGATTTAATAACCGGTCTTTAAGCGCTTCACTAATATTGCTTGAAAGCGCTAAAACGTTAGGGTAAATCTCCGGAAACATTTGCAGTAACAAGGTGCCAAAACCAATATAGGTCGCACCAATACCGGGGTATAAAAAAGCGACATTTGCATTTTCATCCGGGGTGCTTGAAAAATAACTGCCCTTAGGGGTTTTCCACGGCGTTTTATTGATAAATGCTTGGCCAATACCACGTAATGCTAATGCTTTTTCTGCGCTCAATTGCGCCATTGAATCGGCAATTAACACTAAGGTATAACGCTGTTTTTGCAGTTGATAGCGACTATATAACTCACCCGCCAGGGCGTTAAAAGAGGCTAGCTGATTGAGTGCACTCGATGTATCAAGTGTCTTTAATTTATCTATTAATGCATCAACATTGTCTGCACTGATAATAAATAAGCGATTAGGTAAGTGACTATTAAAACCATTTTGATGCACTAAGCCATCTTCATGGGCGCTCATTATTAAATGCGTATACTGCGTCTCATCTAATAAACTCAGCGCATTATGGCGCACTTTATCAGCCTCGTTACTAAAGACGGGGGCAGCTTTTGCCAAAAAATAAAAAGGAGAGTCTTGCCAAGCAGCTAACGCGTTATCGATTGGCCCGTCCCAATTAACGATAGCCGGACGATAGCGTTGATATAAAGCCAGTGCGCTATGCATTAATGCCATCAGTTGCGATAAATCAGCATTGTCACCTAACACACTCTTTTGACAACTGATTGCCGTGTGCATTTTTTCGGTGTGCTGATATGCCTGCAAAATACCTTGTTGCTCGGCGTCTCTTAAACTTGTCTGCGAACAGGCAGAGACTTCCAGCGTACAAATATCCCGACTGTTTAAATCATTATGGCGCAGCGACGTTGTAATAATATTTTCGATATTATCACGCGATCCCCATGCCATATTATCAAGCGTTGCATAACAGGTGCAGGCAGACTCAAGGGCTACTTGTGTATTCATTAATAAGACGCAAGCGG
The sequence above is a segment of the Psychromonas sp. CNPT3 genome. Coding sequences within it:
- a CDS encoding PfaB family protein, coding for MTAQVIHLPLSVVGFASTFTGAPGIDNVATALYVGTRLTLPEGDMPVTDAAPAVLDLIDEVLRANALVSDQVVVLLIGTFSEPLSTLIKQQHVQTESTRTLTEALIRASAITKKGALNTRRVLIIAMSDIDEALDAPANISFSRDFSHYSKRQGAACVLLMNTQVALESACTCYATLDNMAWGSRDNIENIITTSLRHNDLNSRDICTLEVSACSQTSLRDAEQQGILQAYQHTEKMHTAISCQKSVLGDNADLSQLMALMHSALALYQRYRPAIVNWDGPIDNALAAWQDSPFYFLAKAAPVFSNEADKVRHNALSLLDETQYTHLIMSAHEDGLVHQNGFNSHLPNRLFIISADNVDALIDKLKTLDTSSALNQLASFNALAGELYSRYQLQKQRYTLVLIADSMAQLSAEKALALRGIGQAFINKTPWKTPKGSYFSSTPDENANVAFLYPGIGATYIGFGTLLLQMFPEIYPNVLALSSNISEALKDRLLNPRSICALSVAELNKLDLDLRNELANIAEAGVGYACVLTAIFEQVLQVKATHACGYSMGEVSMFAALGCWQRPGDMSARLAHSDTFNHQLSNELRSVRKLWKLSDSIDEKAAPIWETYAIKGNHAQVSAAINASDRVYITIINTPSSLLIAGFPEHCLALCKRLGVRAIALNMTNAIHCAPATLQYDEMLALYSMPVNARISTKMLSSSCYLPIPQHQKAISISIAKGLCSPVDFPRLINTLAKKDVNVYIEMGAGRSLSGWTDKILKEQTQSAHISVPVNVKGTDQHLTLLRAVAKLLSFGVTLNIDRFFSGSLIK